A genome region from Nocardia sp. NBC_00565 includes the following:
- a CDS encoding class I SAM-dependent methyltransferase, with translation MSEAVIPAAVGTTPGVTPESAVEPLPLTGERTVPGIAEENYWFRRHEIVYARLLERCAGKTVLEAGSGEGYGANMIADIATKVIGLDYDTSAVAHVRARYPRVEMLQGNLAALPLDDESVDVVVNFQVIEHLWDQSQFIRECLRVLRPGGELLISTPNRITFSPGRDTPLNPFHTRELNAAELTELLVEAGFRVTLMTGVHHGPTLQALDAKHGGSFIDAQIERALAGEPWPAELTADVAAVTIDDFALITEDIDASLDLVAIAVKP, from the coding sequence ATGAGCGAGGCTGTGATCCCTGCCGCAGTGGGCACCACCCCGGGCGTTACTCCCGAGTCGGCCGTCGAGCCGCTGCCGCTGACCGGCGAGCGGACCGTACCCGGCATCGCCGAGGAGAACTACTGGTTTCGTCGGCACGAGATCGTCTATGCGCGGCTGCTCGAGCGGTGCGCGGGAAAGACGGTGCTGGAGGCCGGATCCGGCGAGGGCTACGGCGCGAACATGATCGCCGATATCGCCACCAAGGTGATCGGACTGGACTATGACACCAGCGCGGTCGCGCACGTACGCGCCCGCTACCCGCGCGTGGAGATGCTCCAGGGCAACCTCGCCGCGCTGCCGCTGGATGACGAGTCGGTCGATGTCGTGGTGAATTTCCAGGTCATCGAACACCTCTGGGACCAGAGCCAGTTCATCCGGGAATGCCTGCGGGTGCTGCGTCCCGGCGGCGAACTGCTGATCAGCACGCCCAATCGGATCACCTTCTCGCCCGGTCGCGATACCCCGCTCAACCCGTTCCACACCCGCGAACTCAACGCCGCCGAACTCACCGAACTGCTCGTCGAGGCCGGTTTCCGGGTCACGCTGATGACCGGCGTGCACCACGGCCCGACCCTGCAGGCGTTGGACGCCAAGCACGGTGGCTCGTTCATCGACGCCCAGATCGAGCGCGCGCTGGCCGGTGAGCCGTGGCCCGCCGAGCTGACCGCCGACGTCGCCGCCGTCACCATCGACGATTTCGCGCTGATCACCGAGGACATCGACGCGAGCCTCGACTTGGTCGCCATCGCGGTGAAACCTTGA